CATCATGGCCAGCCGCGCCTACCGGATCTCGCTGAAGGGCAAGCCGGCCCCGGTCATCGACGGCTACACCGCGGAGCAGCGCATCTTCATGGGCCTGGCCCAGGCCCGCCGCGGCAAGGCGCGCGACGCCGCCCTGATCGCGCAAGTGAAATCGGACCCGCACTCGCCATCCGAATTTCGCGTCAACGGCAGCCTGCGCAACCATCCGGGCTTTTATGAGGCCTTCGATGTGAAGCCGGGAGACAAGATGTACCTGGCGCCCGAGGAGCGGGTGATTTTCTGGTAAGACTGATCAGTCCGTCGTTCCCGCGCAGGCGGGAACGCACGCTCTGTTTGATCTGACAGTACGACAGTACATATGCAACTCCGGATCCCCGCCTGCGCGGGGACGACGCATTTGGATCGATTGTTACGTGATGCGTAACAAACAATCCCTTCCACCCCTATTTTTCCTTTCGATGCTGGCAATTACCATTTGCTTGTCAGCAAAACGCCCACAACAAAGCGACTGACGTGCCACCGTCGCCAGGTGGCACACCAGAACAACGCACGGCGCCGTGGCGGCGCCGTGCACATCGAAATGGAAACCATCATGAACACCAAGCTGCTTCTCTCCGTCCTCACCGCCGTCACCCTCGCCAGCGCCGGCAGCGCCGCCCTGGCCGTCGTCCAGCCGGCCGACTTCCGCGGCAATGCGGCGCCGGCCCAGGCCCCGGTCGACCAGGTCATCGTCATCACCGATGCGACCCGCCATGTCAACGTCACCGGCGGCACCACCGTCCGCTTCGTCGTCGGCGACCAATCCTTCAGCTGGAGCTTCCAGAACGGCAGCGCCCACGTCGTTCCTTTTGACCTGGCACTGATCGCGCCGAAAGGCCTGCTGAACCATCCGGTCACCGCCTACGTGTCGGACAACCCGCTGTACCAGACCAACTAAGACGCGACCTTAGGGCAGCCGCTCGGGTAACATGAATGGCTATGCGCAAGGATCTCGATTACGGACTGCTGCATGCCATGAACGCGTTCGTGCATGTGATGGATGGCGGCAGCTTCACGGCCGCCGCCGAACACCTCGGCATGTCCAAGGCGCAAGTCTCGCGCCTGGTGACCCTGCTGGAAGACCGCCTGCAGGCCAAACTGCTGCACCGTAGCACCCGGCGCATCGCCGCGACCGAAGCAGGAGAGCGCTACGCCGCCCACTGCAAGACCATCCTCGACATGGTGGCCCAGGCGGAAGGCGAGGTCGGCGGCGGTGCGAGCGAGCCGTCGGGCCGCCTGCGCGTGACCAGCATGACCGCCTTCGGCAACCGCTACGTGACGCCCCTGGTGTCCGCCTATTGCGCGGCCAATTCCCGCGTGACCGTCGAATACAGCTCGTCGCAGAGCCCGCCCGACCTGCTGGCGGAAGGCATCGACGTCAGCATCTACCTGGCGCAGTACCTGCCCGATTCCGCCCTGGTGGCGCTGAAGCTGGGCCGCATGTTCTCGGTGCTGTGCGCGGCGCCGGACTACCTGGAGCGGCGCGGCACGCCCCAGCATCCGAACGACCTGGGCCGGCACACCTGCCTGCGCCTGGTGAATTCCTCCTTCACTTCCAGTTGGCAGCTCGACCGCGGTACGGAACGCGCGACCCTCGACCCGCAAGGACCGCTGGTCGGGAATACCACCGAGGTGCTGCTGGACGGCGCGCTGAGCGGCATGGGCATCGTCCTGCTGCCCGCCTACAGCGTGGTCGACGACCTGCGCAGTGGAAAGCTGGTGCAGATCCTGCCCGGCTGGCGCTCGCCGGAAATCGGCATCTTCGCGCTGCTGCCGTCCGGCCGCTTCGTGGATGCGAAGACGCGCGCCTGGATCGACCTGCTGAAGGAAGCGCTGCCGCCGGCCATCGAACGCGACATGGCCTACTTCGCGGCGCCGGCCGCCGATTCGTGACGGCGCGTCACAAATCCCTCATTGCTCCGTCAGCTGTTCCGCCGCCACCCGCTGCAGCGCGGCGGCCGTCGCGGTGCCGATGCCCAGTTCCTTCGCCACATACTCGCCGCCGCCCAGCGAGCGCGGATCGCGGCCGGTGACGCTGCCGAAGATGGTCAGCGCCTCGAGGTAGTAGCCGTACACGCTGGCGTGGTAGGCATCCGGCGCCCACAGGTTGATGCCGATGAGCTTGCCGTCGTAGGGATTGTCGTCCGCCAGGCCGTTGGCGATCGCCCGGTTCCAGGCCTGGCCGACCGGGATCACGCCATTGATCAGGCCCGACGCCAGCCTGGCCTTGTCGTAGCCGGCGCGCACGTCCATGGCCATCTGGGTGATCGGCTGGCCGTACCAGGCGCCGCCCGGTTTATAGGTCTGGTCGGCGCGCGACCAGGTCGCGTCCAGGCGCACGTCGACCTCCGGGTTGCAGTCGTGGAAGGCGCGGGCCAGCAGGCCGGAATACTTGACCAGCGTGGCCGGATCGCCGGGATGGGCGCCGTCCAGCGTGCTGTAGCTCTGCAGCACCACTTTGTCGAAGGGTTTGGCGATGGTGGCGAGCTTGTTGTCGTAGTGCCAGTCCAGGCCCTTGCCGGGCGCGGTCTCCAGGCTCACCTCATAGTCCAGCCCCGCCTGCAGCGTGAAGGCCTTGAACAGGGCCGGGACGCCGCCGAGATGGCTGCCGTTCAGGTCGGTAACGGTGTCGGGACGGTATTCGCGCACCAGCGGCGCGGCGCCGGCCGGATCGCCGTAGGTGAAACTGTTGCCGACGAACAGGATGGTGGTGGCCGCCGAAGCCGGCGCCGCCACGGCGCCCAGCGCCAGGGCGGCGCTCATGGCGAACTTCAAACGGCAGGGAATGCGGGGCAATAGCATGGCTGTCTCTCCAATATCGGGTTGGCAATATTGTAGAGCCAGTCTGGCCACTTCAGCTTGCGCCCGCAGATCTGGCGGCGCGGCGGCAGCGCTCCGAACAATATTTCACCTGGTCCCAGTCCCGTTCCCACTTCTTGCGCCAGCTGAAGGGCAGGGCGCAGTGGGCGCACAGCTTCACGGGCAAATCGGATTTCTTGCGCATCTTCATTACAATGTGTCATCGATTGAAAGGAAAGCCATGCGCCCGACGATGTATTCCCTGTTCGCCCTCATCCTGGCCGCGCCCGCGGTGCAGGCCCAGTCCCAGCTTGACGTAAAAATCGGCAGCGTGTCGCCGCTGTCCGGCACCGGCGCCCACCAGGGCAAGGATATCGAGAACGGGGCGCGCATGGCGATCGACGACCTGAACGCGAAAGCCCTCGCCATCGGCGGCAGGAAGATCCATTTCGTGCTGCAGGCCGAGGACGACGGCGCCGATCCGAAGATGGGCACGGCGGCGGCGCAGAAACTGGTCGACAATGGCGTGGTGGCGGTGGTCGGCCACCTGAATTCGGGCACCACGGTGCCGGCCTCGAAGATCTACAACAGCGCCGGCATTCCGCAGATCTCGCCGGCCGCGACCACGCCGCTGTACACCCGCCAGGGCTACAAGACGGCCTTCCGCGTGGTGGCCAGCGACAGCCTGGTGGGACGCACGCTGGCCAGCTATGCCATCAAGACCCTGAAGGCGAAGAAGATCGCGGTGATCGACGACCGCACCGCCTTCGGCCAGGGCCTGGCCGACGAATTCACGAAAGGCGTGAAGGCGGTGGGCGGCGCCCAGCTGGTCAGCCGCCAGTTCACCAACGACAAGGCGACCGACTTCAACGCGATCCTGACCCAGATCCGCGCGCACCAGCCCGACGTGATCTTCTACGGCGGCATGGATGCGGTGGCCGGTCCCATGCTCAAGCAGATGAAGGCGCTCGGCATCGGGGCGAAACTGGTGTCCGGCGACGGCGTGTGCTCGGAAAAGCTGCCGCAACTGGCCGGCGACGCGCTCGGCAGCGACAAGGTGATCTGCGTGGTGGCCGGCGGCGTCGGCAGCGCCGCGGAAGAGGCGGCGGCCAGCGCCTTCGCCGAACGCTACCGCCAGCGCTACAAGATGCCGCTGCAGACCTATGCGCCGTATGCCTACGACGCGACGATGGTCTTTGCCCAAGCCATGCAGCAGGCCAATTCGACCAACCCGGCCACCTTCCTGCCGGCGCTGGCGAAGATCAAGTACCACGGCGTGACCGGCGACATTGCCTTCGACCCGAACGGCGACCTGCACAATGCGGCGCTGACGCTGTACACCTATCGCGAGGGCAAGCAGGTCAAGCTGCAGGTGGTGCGTTAGCCCTGGCGCCAGCGATCGGTGCGACGAATATATGTTTGCAAAAATATAATCGATGCTCGGGCTGGCAAAAGGAGTTTCGATGCAAATGATTTTATCGGCAGGGTTCATCCTGCTCGTGGTCCTGTGGGGGATCTTCGCGCCGAAGAACATGGCGACCGTCCTCGATGACGTGCTGGCCTTGCTCACCCGCGACTTCGGCTGGCTCTACCTGTGGGCCGTGCTCGGACTGGTGGTGTTCGCCGCCTTCGTGGCCTTCAGCCGCTATGGCGACCTGAAGCTGGGCGGCGAGGACGAGGAGCCGGAATTCTCGGGCCTCAGCTGGTTTTCGATGCTGTTCGCGGCCGGCATGGGCATCGGCCTGGTGTTCTGGGGCGTGGGCGAGCCGGTCTCCCACTACATGACGGCGCCGCCCGGCATCCAGTCCGGCACGCCGGAAGCGGCGAATGCGGCGATGCGCTACGTCTTCTTCCACTGGGGCCTGCATCCGTGGGCGGTGTACGGCGTCGTGGCGCTGGCGATCGCCTTCTTCCAGTACCGCCGCAATGGCGACGCCCTGATCAGCACGGTGACCGGCAGCCTGCCCTGGCGGCAGGTGGCCTCGCTGTCCGGACTGTTCAACGGCCTGGCGGTGGTGGCCACCGCCTTCGGCGTCGCCGCCTCGCTGGGCATGGGCGCGCTGCAGATCAACAGCGGTCTGCAAGCCGTGTTCGGTATCGAGGTCAGCAAGACCTGGCAGGTCACGATCATCGTCATCACCACCACCCTGTTCATCCTGTCGGCGGTGAGCGGGGTCGAAAAGGGCGTCAAGCTGCTGTCGAACTTCAACATGGTGCTCGCGGCGCTACTGGCGCTGGCCGTGTTCCTGCTGGGGCCGACGGTGGCGATCATCGACACCCTGACCAATACGCTGGGCAATTACCTGAGCGATTTCGTGCGCATGAGCCTGCACGCCACGCCTTTCCGGGACAGCAACTGGGTCGGCACCTGGACCATTTTCTACTGGGCCTGGTGGATTTCGTGGTCGCCGTTCGTGGGCCTGTTCATCGCGCGCGTCTCGCGCGGGCGCACGATCCGTGAATTCATCATCGGCACCGTGCTGGCGCCGTCGCTGGTGGCCTTCCTTTGGTTCTCGATCTTC
This window of the Massilia sp. WG5 genome carries:
- a CDS encoding CzcE family metal-binding protein, whose translation is MNTKLLLSVLTAVTLASAGSAALAVVQPADFRGNAAPAQAPVDQVIVITDATRHVNVTGGTTVRFVVGDQSFSWSFQNGSAHVVPFDLALIAPKGLLNHPVTAYVSDNPLYQTN
- a CDS encoding LysR family transcriptional regulator; translation: MRKDLDYGLLHAMNAFVHVMDGGSFTAAAEHLGMSKAQVSRLVTLLEDRLQAKLLHRSTRRIAATEAGERYAAHCKTILDMVAQAEGEVGGGASEPSGRLRVTSMTAFGNRYVTPLVSAYCAANSRVTVEYSSSQSPPDLLAEGIDVSIYLAQYLPDSALVALKLGRMFSVLCAAPDYLERRGTPQHPNDLGRHTCLRLVNSSFTSSWQLDRGTERATLDPQGPLVGNTTEVLLDGALSGMGIVLLPAYSVVDDLRSGKLVQILPGWRSPEIGIFALLPSGRFVDAKTRAWIDLLKEALPPAIERDMAYFAAPAADS
- a CDS encoding PEP-CTERM sorting domain-containing protein — protein: MLLPRIPCRLKFAMSAALALGAVAAPASAATTILFVGNSFTYGDPAGAAPLVREYRPDTVTDLNGSHLGGVPALFKAFTLQAGLDYEVSLETAPGKGLDWHYDNKLATIAKPFDKVVLQSYSTLDGAHPGDPATLVKYSGLLARAFHDCNPEVDVRLDATWSRADQTYKPGGAWYGQPITQMAMDVRAGYDKARLASGLINGVIPVGQAWNRAIANGLADDNPYDGKLIGINLWAPDAYHASVYGYYLEALTIFGSVTGRDPRSLGGGEYVAKELGIGTATAAALQRVAAEQLTEQ
- a CDS encoding DUF2256 domain-containing protein, which translates into the protein MKMRKKSDLPVKLCAHCALPFSWRKKWERDWDQVKYCSERCRRAARSAGAS
- a CDS encoding branched-chain amino acid ABC transporter substrate-binding protein, whose product is MRPTMYSLFALILAAPAVQAQSQLDVKIGSVSPLSGTGAHQGKDIENGARMAIDDLNAKALAIGGRKIHFVLQAEDDGADPKMGTAAAQKLVDNGVVAVVGHLNSGTTVPASKIYNSAGIPQISPAATTPLYTRQGYKTAFRVVASDSLVGRTLASYAIKTLKAKKIAVIDDRTAFGQGLADEFTKGVKAVGGAQLVSRQFTNDKATDFNAILTQIRAHQPDVIFYGGMDAVAGPMLKQMKALGIGAKLVSGDGVCSEKLPQLAGDALGSDKVICVVAGGVGSAAEEAAASAFAERYRQRYKMPLQTYAPYAYDATMVFAQAMQQANSTNPATFLPALAKIKYHGVTGDIAFDPNGDLHNAALTLYTYREGKQVKLQVVR
- a CDS encoding BCCT family transporter, which codes for MQMILSAGFILLVVLWGIFAPKNMATVLDDVLALLTRDFGWLYLWAVLGLVVFAAFVAFSRYGDLKLGGEDEEPEFSGLSWFSMLFAAGMGIGLVFWGVGEPVSHYMTAPPGIQSGTPEAANAAMRYVFFHWGLHPWAVYGVVALAIAFFQYRRNGDALISTVTGSLPWRQVASLSGLFNGLAVVATAFGVAASLGMGALQINSGLQAVFGIEVSKTWQVTIIVITTTLFILSAVSGVEKGVKLLSNFNMVLAALLALAVFLLGPTVAIIDTLTNTLGNYLSDFVRMSLHATPFRDSNWVGTWTIFYWAWWISWSPFVGLFIARVSRGRTIREFIIGTVLAPSLVAFLWFSIFGGSALTMQIWQHVPIAAAVKNDVATGLFAMFAALPFGLVMSAVATLLVLVFFVTSGDSAVLVLGMMSTGGNPNPPARVKIIWGALVAGIAISLLLAGGLQAVQTATIVFALPLTLVIVLMVLALWRAMQIDWAEENRRERELRRRMRELAGK